The following coding sequences lie in one Musa acuminata AAA Group cultivar baxijiao chromosome BXJ3-1, Cavendish_Baxijiao_AAA, whole genome shotgun sequence genomic window:
- the LOC135628132 gene encoding pumilio homolog 24-like: protein MAAVGEIGGSKKRKREPSAAKGGGKPKLTQLKNAASKPANLKTQGFKKQPKAFELKPGKPTKFGDETAVQAKKEPKTPRERRLAAKEMAETRKKKRKPNYNLEKELASLWEKMRCYNVGKQARSELVSEALRKMNGKFVEIACSHVAARVLQTCVKYCSQEERDAVFEALRPHLLALSRKKYAVHLVKKLLDHASKKQLEWFISSLHGHVTSLLRHSVGSAVIDYVFHLANGSQKQILLMEMYSTELQLFKDLTLTNSGRLVDIISKLGLQKSSVLQHMMSVIQSLLEKGIVDHSIIHKALMEFFTIADKSSAADVIQQLLPLLVQESASAEESPHFSAPEMQKKRKIKNKNVKEPLLARMIHTRDGLKICILCVKHASAKERKKVIKGIKGHVRKLSLDQLGSLLLVCVLSVVDDTKLVTKIVIRELQTMLKDLVLDKNGRRTVLQLLHPQCSRYFASEDLACLSLSVPSLSAQVEETEDPMEVGLEQCQNGESPMTDNENSEVGRKSLQLDTGGKKDSFRRRCELMVESGLAEGLFETCTDNVGELLRSNFGKEVVYELAVGGSDGILQSFADRMDALHKAIASLAALPKTNESQEEHVLENFHSSRLIRKLILDCPGFAATLWEMALDGKCDVWAQGHSCKVLLAFLESSVSEVKDLAKPELQPLMDRGVLKAPENRLVEKGV from the exons ATGGCGGCCGTGGGGGAGATCGGCGGATCCAAGAAGAGGAAGCGCGAGCCTTCAGCGGCGAAGGGAGGGGGGAAGCCCAAGTTGACGCAGCTTAAGAACGCTGCCTCCAAGCCGGCGAATCTCAAAACTCAAGGCTTCAAGAAGCAGCCCAAGGCGTTCGAGTTAAAACCGGGAAAGCCTACCAAATTCGGTGATGAGACCGCTGTACAGGCGAAGAAGGAGCCTAAGACCCCAAGGGAGAGGCGCTTGGCTGCTAAG GAAATGGCagaaacaaggaagaagaagaggaaaccaaATTACAACCTTGAGAAA GAGCTTGCTTCATTGTGGGAAAAAATGAGATGTTACAACGTTGGCAAACAGGCGAGATCCGA GCTTGTAAGTGAAGCCTTACGTAAGATGAATGGGAAGTTTGTGGAGATTGCATGCTCTCATGTTGCGGCACGTGTTCTTCAA ACGTGTGTCAAATATTGTTCACAAGAAGAAAGAGATGCTGTTTTTGAGGCTCTTCGGCCTCATCTTCTTGCTCTTTCACGGAAAAAGTATGCAGTTCATTTAGTAAAGAAACTTTTAGATCATG CTAGCAAAAAACAACTAGAATGGTTCATATCCTCTCTACATGGGCATGTGACTTCTCTTCTGCGACATTCAGTTGGATCTGCAG TCATTGACTATGTATTCCATTTGGCAAATGGGTCCCAAAAGCAAATCCTTTTGATGGAGATGTACTCTACAGAGCTTCAATTATTTAAGGACCTGACCTTAACAAATTCAGGCAG GCTGGTGGATATAATTTCTAAACTTGGACTACAAAAATCATCTGTGTTGCAACACATGATGTCTGTGATTCAGTCACTTTTGGAAAAAGGGATTGTTGATCATTCCATTATACACAAGGCCCTCATGGAGTTTTTCACAATTGCTGATAAG TCCTCTGCTGCAGATGTGATTCAACAATTATTACCTCTTCTTGTGCAAGAGTCAGCTTCTGCAGAGGAGAGTCCTCATTTCTCAGCTCCAGAGATGCAGAAAAAGaggaaaattaaaaacaaaaatgtGAAAGAACCACTTCTTGCTCGGATGATTCACACAAGAGATGGTCTAAAGATCTGTATCCTCTGTGTCAAGCATGCAAGCGCAAAG GAAAGAAAAAAGGTTATTAAAGGCATAAAGGGTCATGTCAGAAAGCTTTCACTTGATCAACTTGGGAGTCTT TTGCTAGTTTGTGTCCTTTCGGTAGTTGATGATACGAAGCTTGTAACAAAG ATTGTAATACGAGAGCTGCAAACAATGCTGAAGGATCTGGTATTGGATAAG AATGGAAGACGTACAGTACTGCAGCTACTTCATCCACAATGTTCACGCTATTTTGCATCTGAGGATTTGGCTTGTCTAAGTTTATCTGTTCCTTCCCTTTCTGCACAG GTGGAAGAGACAGAGGACCCCATGGAAGTTGGCTTGGAGCAATGCCAAAATGGGGAGTCTCCCATGACAGATAATGAGAACAGTGAAGTTGGTAGGAAGAGTTTGCAGTTAGATACCGGGGGCAAGAAGGATTCATTTCGCAGGAGATGTGAATTGATGGTTGAGAGTGGGCTTGCTGAG GGACTATTTGAAACTTGTACTGATAACGTTGGTGAGCTACTCCGTTCAAACTTCGGCAAAGAAGTAGTTTATGAG CTAGCTGTTGGTGGAAGTGACGGTATCTTGCAATCTTTTGCTGATAGAATGGATGCCTTGCATAAAGCAATAGCTTCCCTGGCAGCCCTGCCCAAGACAAATGAGTCACAAGAGGAGCATGTTTTGGAGAACTTCCACTCCAGTAGGCTCATCAGGAAGCTCATCCTTGATTGCCCTGGTTTCGCAGCCACTCTGTGGGAAATGGCTTTGGATGGGAAGTGCGACGTCTGGGCTCAAGGCCACAG TTGCAAGGTGCTTCTCGCATTCCTGGAATCATCGGTTTCAGAGGTTAAAGACTTGGCGAAGCCTGAGCTTCAGCCTTTGATGGATCGTGGTGTTCTTAAAGCTCCTGAGAATAGGTTGGTTGAAAAAGGAGTTTGA